Proteins encoded by one window of Perca fluviatilis chromosome 13, GENO_Pfluv_1.0, whole genome shotgun sequence:
- the LOC120571904 gene encoding T-cell differentiation antigen CD6-like, whose translation MKLVKCILIVQLSCLCHAWQNSSTETDPTDVQRRAEGNNTRGRIQEELNSDPYVHKLSGKCSFTLRMPGNKSGDVVALPAESTDMLVEQMCQDLDCGSVYHVNKTSSPPNRPTTCFHDCVYQDGRLQNCSQSAGGNCTVIAEAVCGHQAVRLAGGSDRCVGRVELWRKGRWGTVCDDRWDLRDADVVCAQLGCGYALSVMGQGGFFPPGRGPIHLDELNCTGGEENLWACQTAQDEPDCGHKEDAGVVCSEMRAVRLTGGLDRCSGKVEVHRNGSWGTVCDNCWNKDMASMVCSMLQCGAEPLKYSQFLPYLTHNNGTLWFYLCNPNVLNLWQCNELINKPHLCSSSKASGVICNGNIREGAAQTATTDNATVMTSWTTGTTSVSRAEGFRLPSPELLSTIALALLLIVVLITYSVVCCHYRKRHAFLLQQTRTGPRPPSDYHHNSYQDAVDLIKITPNTPNPVQTEVPSNPRYLWTQLSSVDSTSVDTDYEQYEPSNDPSVTLTTFRNSQRYRTDVNPLMRPSGLDSLFEEAPEATNEVTGAFISYNGGPEEAQYARVSKISMDSFDTSSTSSGECYENTNNGYAMVTPKPGLGQSSAFDPSKLLYSNDQLHPGQTTNLQSSGYEDDGPIYSPVSPDQNTSSEDDYDDVGT comes from the exons ATGAAGCTGGTGAAATGCATTTTAATTGTCCAACTGAGCTGTCTTTGTCATg CTTGGCAAAACTCATCCACTGAAACAGACCCAACTGATGTCCAGAGGAGAGCAGAAGGAAATAATACAAGAGGGAGAATACAAGAGGAACTCAACA GTGACCCATACGTCCACAAACTCTCTGGTAAATGCAGCTTCACGCTCAGGATGCCTGGAAACAAGAGCGGAGATGTGGTGGCTTTACCAGCAGAATCTACAGATATGTTGGTTGAACAGATGTGTCAGGATCTCGACTGTGGCAGCGTCTATCATGTGAATAAAACCAGCTCACCTCCCAATAGGCCTACCACCTGCTTTCATGACTGTGTGTACCAAGATGGCCGTTTGCAGAACTGTTCACAGAGTGCGGGAGGTAACTGCACTGTGATTGCTGAAGCTGTTTGTG GCCACCAGGCTGTGCGGCTGGCAGGAGGGTCAGACCGCTGTGTCGGACGGGTAGAGCTGTGGAGAAAAGGGAGATGGGGCACCGTGTGTGACGACCGGTGGGACCTGCGGGATGCCGACGTGGTGTGCGCCCAGCTCGGCTGCGGTTACGCCCTCAGTGTGATGGGACAGGGCGGCTTCTTCCCCCCGGGCAGAGGACCCATCCACCTGGACGAGCTGAACTGTACCGGCGGAGAGGAGAACCTGTGGGCCTGTCAGACCGCACAGGACGAGCCCGACTGCGGACACAAAGAGGATGCTGGGGTCGTATGCTCAG AGATGAGAGCAGTCAGACTGACTGGAGGTCTGGACCGCTGCTCTGGTAAAGTCGAGGTCCACCGTAATGGCAGCTGGGGTACGGTGTGTGATAACTGCTGGAATAAAGACATGGCCTCCATGGTGTGCTCCATGCTGCAGTGTGGTGCTGAGCCGCTGAAATACTCCCAGTTTCTTCCTTATCTCacccacaacaacgggacactGTGGTTCTATTTATGCAATCCAAACGTGCTGAATCTGTGGCAGTGCAATGAGTTAATCAACAAACCACATCTGTGCAGCTCCTCAAAAGCATCTGGCGTCATCTGTAACGGCAA TATAAGAGAGGGAGCAGCACAAACAGCCACCACAGATAATGCAACTGTAATGACCAGTTGGACAACTG GTACAACCTCAGTCAGTCGTGCTGAAGGCTTCCGCTTACCATCTCCAGAGCTTCTCAGCACCATCGCTCTGGCTCTTCTTCTCATTGTGGTTCTCATTACATACTCAGTGGTCTGCTGCCATTACAGAAAAAGACACG CGTTCTTGCTCCAGCAGACACGCACTGGGCCACGACCTCCCTCTGATTATCATCATAATAGCTACCAAGACGCTGTCGACCTCATCAAGATCACGCCCAACACTCCCAACCCAGTGCAGACAGAAG TCCCCTCCAATCCCAGGTATCTTTGGACCCAGCTTAGTAGTGTTGACAGCACGTCAGTAGATACAGACTATGAGCAGTATGAGCCAAGCAATGACCCGTCTGTCACTTTAACAACCTTTCGGA ATTCTCAGCGATACAGAACAGACGTGAACCCTTTGATGAGGCCCTCGGGTCTTGACAGCCTCTTTGAGGAAG cCCCTGAAGCCACAAATGAAGTGACGGGAGCCTTCATAAGCTATAATGGCGGCCCTGAAGAGGCTCAATATGCCAGAGTGTCAAAGATCTCAATGGACTCGTTTGATACCTCCAGTACCTCCTCTGGGGAATGCTACGAAAACACAAACAACGGCTATGCCATGGTCACTCCTA AACCAGGGCTTGGCCAGTCATCTGCTTTTGACCCTTCAAAGCTCCTCTACAGCAACGATCAACTTCACCCCGGACAAACAACAAACCTGCAGAGTTCAG GTTATGAAGATGACGGCCCCATCTACTCACCTGTGAGCCCCGACCAAAACACTTCATCTGAGGATGACTATGATGACGTCGGCACCTAA
- the LOC120571515 gene encoding G1/S-specific cyclin-E2-like: protein MSRQSGRLLKRSENAPGSKGKATKQSNRKKIQPLSKLQCEQNQLVLEGAAKPCILETSEKGVGVDCDAVLTSPSSLIRPSPLPHLGWGSPEDVWLKMVGREQNYRHSKSFMQKHPTIQPRMRSILLDWLIEVSEAYTLHRQTFYLAQDYFDRFMLTQNNIEKGMLQLIGITCLFIAAKMEEASPPKLSQMAYMTAGTYYEEEIIQMEIIILKALHWNLCPETAVSWLKLYFQMASMNRDSDLLQPQFPQEAYVQMALLLDLCILNINSLDFEYRVLAASVLSHFIGPETAEKVSSLSKDVIQLCVNWMAPFVESVGLFGKATLRDFVGIKKEDRPNIQTHTDYLTMLEDVSQKEVNRQFLTPPNSTEKTCTR from the exons ATGTCTAGACAAAG tgGTCGCCTGCTGAAAAGATCTGAAAATGCTCCAGGGTCGAAAGGCAAAGCAACTAAG CAAAGCAACAGAAAAAAGATTCAGCCCCTGTCAAAGCTGCAGTGTGAGCAG AACCAGCTGGTACTTGAAGGAGCTGCCAAGCCTTGTATTCTCGAGACTTCTGAGAAGGGAGTCGGGGTCGACTGTGATGCAGTTCTCACATCCCCATCTTCCTTGATTCGGCCGTCACCTTTGCCTCATCTTGG ATGGGGATCTCCTGAAGATGTGTGGTTGAAGATGGTCGGCAGGGAGCAGAATTACAGACACAGCAAGAGCTTCATGCAGAAACACCCGACAATACAACCCAGAATGAGATCCATTCTCCTCGACTGGTTAATTGAG GTGAGTGAGGCCTATACTCTTCACCGGCAGACGTTCTATTTGGCCCAGGACTACTTCGACCGGTTCATGTTAACGCAGAACAACATTGAGAAGGGCATGCTGCAGCTCATTGGGATAACTTGTCTTTTTATTGCAGCAAAGATGGAG GAAGCATCTCCTCCAAAGCTCTCACAGATGGCTTATATGACTGCGGGAACATACTATGAAGAAGAGATCATTCAAATGGAGATAATCATTTTGAAG GCATTGCATTGGAACCTTTGTCCTGAAACAGCCGTGTCTTGGCTGAAGCTTTACTTCCAGATGGCATCGATGAACCGCGACTCTGACCTGCTGCAGCCACAGTTTCCGCAGGAGGCTTATGTACAAATGGCACTT cTTTTAGACCTGTGTATCCTCAACATAAACTCTCTTGACTTTGAGTATCGAGTGTTGGCTGCCTCAGTCCTGAGCCATTTCATTGGACCTGAAACGGCTGAAAAGGTTTCAA GTCTGTCGAAAGACGTCATCCAGCTGTGTGTGAACTGGATGGCCCCCTTTGTGGAGTCGGTGGGATTGTTTGGCAAAGCGACGCTGAGGGATTTTGTCGGGATAAAGAAAGAAGACAGACCCAACATCCAGACGCACACAGACTATCTGACCATGCTG GAGGACGTCAGTCAAAAGGAGGTGAACAGACAGTTCCTCACTCCTCCCAACAGCACAGAGAAAACCTGCACACGCTGA